One segment of Pogoniulus pusillus isolate bPogPus1 chromosome 26, bPogPus1.pri, whole genome shotgun sequence DNA contains the following:
- the LOC135187057 gene encoding G-protein coupled receptor 35-like, whose protein sequence is MENCSANNLQRNNTLIFPLIVYVPVLFLGVPLNLIAFWVFCCKVKRWSETRVYMINLTVADSCLLFAIPFVMHFVKHNHPRDKLCLFIHSIYFTNMPMSIFIITLIAVDRYIAIKFPLKAKILRSPLKAASACGFLWILLTVNAQLQPRFNGLSKDLCFGKQSLQPSYSMVLSSVLGYFIPLGIVVFCSVQVIKCLKKKVDSGSHERKLIQKAIYIVSVNLCVFIICFSPLYITMTLRFVVDLVGACSLLSAVNLSMQVSSCLANCNCCLDAFCYYFAAKEFQEFSSLFPTCRSVRSKMNQRQESQSPKGQVMTQKSCGTP, encoded by the coding sequence ATGGAGAACTGCAGTGCCAACAACTTGCAGAGGAATAACACTTTGATATTTCCCCTGATTGTCTACGTCCCTGTGCTCTTCCTGGGGGTCCCACTGAACCTGATCGCCTTCTGGGTCTTCTGCTGCAAGGTCAAGAGGTGGTCTGAGACCAGAGTCTACATGATCAACCTCACAGTTGCAGACAGTTGCcttctctttgccatccctttcGTGATGCATTTTGTCAAGCACAACCACCCTAGAGACAAGCTGTGCTTGTTCATACACAGCATATATTTTACCAACATGCCCATGAGCATCTTCATCATCACCCTGATTGCAGTCGATAGATACATTGCGATCAAGTTCCCCCTGAAAGCAAAGATCCTTCGCTCGCcgctgaaagcagcttctgcctgtgGGTTTCTTTGGATACTGCTGACAGTTaatgcccagctgcagccacgCTTTAATGGATTATCAAAGGATTTGTGCTTTGGCAAACAATCTCTTCAACCTAGTTATTCTATGGTACTCTCCAGTGTCTTGGGGTATTTCATTCCCTTAGGGATTGTGGTTTTTTGCTCAGTACAAGTCATCAAATGTCTCAAAAAGAAGGTTGACAGTGGTTCCCATGAGAGAAAGTTGATCCAGAAAGCAATCTACATTGTTTCTGTGAATTTGTGTGTGTTCATCATCTGCTTTTCACCTCTCTACATCACAATGACCTTGCGTTTTGTAGTGGATCTTGTTGGagcttgctctctgctctcagcagttAACTTATCTATGCAAGTGTCTTCCTGCCTTGCAAACTGTAACTGCTGTTTGGATGCATTTTGCTATTACTTTGCAGCCAAGGAATTTCAggaattttcttctctgttcccTACTTGTCGATCAGTGAGGTCCAAGATGAACCAAAGACAAGAGTCACAGTCACCCAAAGGTCAAGTCATGACACAAAAAAGCTGTGGTACTCCATAG